Proteins from a genomic interval of Caulobacter sp. SL161:
- a CDS encoding MucR family transcriptional regulator, with the protein MEDQSDLIEMTAGIVSAYVGNNVVSTADLPALIKQVHAALANVGAPAAEPAPTPKEPAVPVKKSITPDYLICLEDGRKFKSLKRHLRTKYDMTPEDYRAKWGLPKDYPMVAPNYAEARSNLAKQMGLGQGGRKPARKAK; encoded by the coding sequence ATGGAAGATCAATCGGACCTGATCGAGATGACGGCGGGCATCGTTTCGGCCTATGTCGGCAACAACGTGGTTTCGACCGCCGACCTGCCGGCCTTGATCAAGCAGGTTCACGCCGCGCTCGCCAATGTCGGCGCCCCGGCCGCCGAGCCGGCCCCCACGCCGAAGGAGCCTGCGGTTCCGGTCAAGAAGTCGATCACGCCCGACTATCTGATCTGCCTGGAAGACGGTCGGAAGTTCAAATCGCTCAAGCGCCACCTGCGCACCAAGTACGACATGACGCCCGAGGACTACCGCGCCAAGTGGGGCCTGCCCAAGGATTACCCAATGGTGGCGCCCAACTACGCCGAGGCGCGCTCGAACCTCGCCAAGCAGATGGGTCTCGGCCAAGGCGGCCGCAAACCTGCGCGCAAGGCGAAATAG
- the mopJ gene encoding motility/cell cycle regulatory protein MopJ: MKMSAQLSASATAARAHQEMFAYWASLRRGASLPARVDLHPASMKRLLPTVSLIDVVGGAPRDYRLRLAGTGLYGVYGREITGRLIGDVYNAAAVDYWRKELDKVVDERRPGVGVHSLAWRGAPHMSILWLRLPLASNGKDVDMILGYDAVVGAAAESGSGIRAA; this comes from the coding sequence CTGAAGATGTCCGCGCAATTGAGCGCATCCGCCACGGCGGCCCGCGCTCACCAGGAGATGTTCGCCTACTGGGCGTCCCTCCGTCGGGGGGCGAGCCTCCCCGCGCGCGTCGACCTGCATCCTGCGAGCATGAAGCGGCTGCTGCCGACCGTCAGCCTGATCGACGTGGTCGGCGGCGCGCCGCGCGACTATCGCCTGCGCCTGGCGGGCACCGGGCTCTACGGCGTCTATGGCCGTGAGATCACCGGCCGCCTGATCGGTGACGTCTACAACGCCGCGGCCGTCGACTACTGGCGCAAGGAACTGGACAAGGTCGTGGACGAGCGTCGTCCCGGCGTCGGCGTCCACAGCCTGGCCTGGCGCGGCGCGCCGCACATGTCGATCCTGTGGCTGCGCCTGCCGCTGGCCAGCAACGGCAAGGACGTCGACATGATCCTCGGCTACGACGCCGTGGTCGGCGCGGCCGCCGAGAGCGGCTCGGGCATCCGCGCGGCCTGA
- a CDS encoding ribokinase yields MTVFVLGSINLDAVARVDDLPRPGETVAGLSLELFLGGKGANQAVAAARMGVATRLMGAVGGDDSGASLKAKLAGYGVQVGDVVELPGVPTGQAHVWVANSAENMIVVTAGANAMVTPQQVAATPIEGQRVLLCQLETPATAIETLFRAGAAKGALRILNAAPALPQGAALFPLTDILIVNQTELATYAKLDREPVKLEEVSVAARKLMSRPDQTIIVTLGAAGAAVVRRDEAFLVEGKKVKAVDTVGAGDCFCGALAATLAAGMDLAEAVETANAAAALSVQKAGAAPSMPNRREVEAFLEA; encoded by the coding sequence ATGACTGTTTTCGTTCTCGGCTCGATCAATCTGGACGCTGTGGCGCGGGTCGATGACCTGCCCCGCCCGGGCGAGACCGTCGCGGGCCTTTCGCTGGAACTGTTCCTGGGCGGCAAGGGCGCGAACCAGGCCGTAGCGGCCGCCCGCATGGGCGTGGCCACCCGGCTGATGGGCGCCGTCGGCGGCGACGACAGCGGCGCCAGCCTGAAAGCCAAGCTGGCCGGCTATGGCGTGCAGGTCGGCGACGTGGTCGAACTGCCGGGCGTGCCCACAGGCCAGGCCCATGTCTGGGTCGCCAACAGCGCCGAGAACATGATCGTGGTGACCGCCGGCGCCAACGCCATGGTCACGCCCCAGCAGGTGGCCGCCACGCCGATCGAGGGCCAGCGGGTGCTGCTCTGCCAGCTGGAGACACCGGCCACGGCGATCGAGACGCTGTTCCGCGCCGGCGCGGCCAAGGGCGCCCTGCGGATCCTGAACGCCGCCCCGGCCCTGCCCCAGGGCGCGGCGCTGTTCCCGCTGACCGACATCCTGATCGTCAACCAGACCGAACTGGCCACCTACGCCAAGCTCGACCGCGAGCCCGTCAAGCTGGAAGAGGTCTCGGTCGCCGCGCGCAAGCTGATGAGCCGCCCCGACCAGACGATCATCGTCACGCTGGGCGCGGCGGGCGCGGCCGTGGTGCGGCGCGACGAGGCCTTCCTGGTCGAGGGCAAGAAGGTCAAGGCGGTGGACACCGTCGGGGCCGGCGACTGCTTCTGCGGCGCCCTGGCCGCGACCCTGGCCGCCGGCATGGACCTGGCCGAGGCGGTTGAAACGGCCAACGCGGCGGCCGCCCTGTCGGTGCAGAAAGCCGGCGCCGCACCGTCGATGCCGAACCGCCGCGAGGTCGAGGCGTTTCTGGAGGCGTGA
- the fliP gene encoding flagellar type III secretion system pore protein FliP (The bacterial flagellar biogenesis protein FliP forms a type III secretion system (T3SS)-type pore required for flagellar assembly.), whose translation MIRDLFKSVIGAKAEDLRRAAVISVLAALACAIMPAAAMAQSAVNINLGTGAGLTERVVQLVGLMTVLSLAPSIVIMTTSFVRIVVVLGLLRTAIGVQQSPPNPVIISLALFLTAIVMGPTFERSYDAGIKPLLDQQMELPEAFEAAGGPVKQFMLSQVDRDDLALFVRLSKIPQPRTAEETPLKVVTPAFMISELKRAFEIGFLLFIPFLVIDLVVASVLMSMGMMMLPPASISLPFKLIFFVLVDGWRLVAGSLVESFQRGAAG comes from the coding sequence ATGATCCGCGACCTCTTCAAATCCGTGATCGGCGCCAAGGCGGAAGACCTGCGCCGCGCCGCGGTCATCTCGGTGCTGGCGGCCCTCGCCTGCGCCATCATGCCGGCGGCGGCCATGGCCCAGTCGGCCGTGAACATCAATCTGGGCACGGGTGCTGGCCTGACCGAACGCGTCGTCCAGCTGGTGGGCCTGATGACGGTGCTGTCCCTGGCCCCGTCGATCGTGATCATGACCACCTCGTTCGTCCGGATCGTGGTGGTTCTGGGCCTGCTCCGCACCGCCATCGGCGTGCAGCAAAGTCCGCCCAACCCCGTGATCATCAGCCTGGCGCTGTTCCTGACGGCCATCGTCATGGGCCCGACCTTCGAGCGCTCCTACGACGCGGGGATCAAGCCGCTGCTGGATCAGCAGATGGAGCTGCCCGAGGCGTTCGAGGCCGCCGGCGGACCGGTCAAGCAGTTCATGCTCAGCCAGGTGGACCGCGACGACCTGGCGCTGTTTGTGCGCCTGTCGAAGATCCCGCAGCCGAGAACGGCCGAGGAGACCCCGCTCAAGGTCGTCACGCCCGCCTTCATGATCTCGGAACTGAAGCGCGCCTTCGAGATCGGCTTCCTGTTGTTCATCCCGTTCCTGGTCATCGATCTTGTCGTGGCCAGCGTGCTGATGAGCATGGGTATGATGATGCTGCCGCCGGCCTCGATCAGTCTTCCGTTCAAGCTGATCTTCTTCGTGCTAGTGGACGGCTGGAGACTCGTGGCCGGCAGTCTTGTCGAGAGCTTCCAGCGCGGCGCCGCCGGATAA
- a CDS encoding FliO/MopB family protein → MDVIEFIRALAALAFTLGLIGLAAWALRKYGPDSIGRAIAARQDRRLRVVESLALDPTRRLVVVSLDGEERLVLLGEGQLLNWTPKGPPPASALSPSPVAEPEPVA, encoded by the coding sequence ATGGACGTCATTGAATTCATCCGCGCCCTAGCGGCCCTGGCCTTCACCCTGGGCCTGATCGGCCTGGCGGCCTGGGCGCTGCGCAAGTACGGGCCCGACTCCATCGGCCGGGCCATCGCCGCGCGCCAGGACCGTCGCCTGAGGGTGGTCGAGAGCCTGGCCCTGGACCCGACCCGGCGACTGGTCGTCGTCAGCCTGGACGGTGAGGAACGCCTGGTGCTGCTGGGCGAAGGCCAGTTGCTGAACTGGACGCCCAAGGGCCCGCCCCCGGCGTCCGCCCTCTCCCCATCCCCCGTCGCCGAACCGGAGCCCGTGGCCTGA
- the flgB gene encoding flagellar basal body rod protein FlgB, which translates to MGPDDIPLFGMLKSRLGYLTERQKLVAQNVANSDTPGYRPSDLKPFSFQASLMNNAAGPVYRGGRAAPTSGVTMIATTTSHMGRPNAPSAWRATAGADSETTLDGNAVSLEDQMLKMTDARMNYDAAISFYQKSMTMLRMAARKPSG; encoded by the coding sequence ATGGGTCCGGACGATATCCCTCTTTTCGGCATGCTCAAGAGCCGCCTCGGTTATCTGACCGAGCGCCAGAAGCTTGTCGCCCAGAACGTGGCCAACTCCGACACCCCCGGCTATCGGCCCAGCGACCTGAAGCCGTTCAGCTTCCAGGCCTCGCTGATGAACAACGCGGCGGGGCCGGTCTATCGCGGCGGACGGGCTGCGCCGACCTCGGGCGTCACCATGATCGCCACCACCACCTCGCATATGGGCCGGCCCAACGCCCCCAGCGCGTGGCGGGCGACGGCGGGCGCCGACTCGGAGACGACGCTGGACGGCAACGCGGTCTCGCTCGAGGACCAGATGCTCAAGATGACCGACGCGCGGATGAACTACGACGCGGCGATCAGCTTCTACCAGAAATCCATGACCATGCTCCGCATGGCCGCTCGCAAACCTTCCGGCTGA
- the flgC gene encoding flagellar basal body rod protein FlgC codes for MPEIKSQSLATMAVASSALRAQQGRMRVIAENIANANSTARTAGGDPYRRQVPVFKPTTVQGGEGVQMLRVDPDQSDFKTEYDPGNPAADAKGYVKLPNVNTMVEALDMKEAQRAYEANLNVIETARSMQSRTLDILKK; via the coding sequence ATGCCCGAGATCAAGTCCCAATCCCTCGCGACCATGGCTGTGGCCTCGTCGGCCCTGCGCGCCCAGCAAGGGCGCATGCGGGTCATCGCCGAGAACATCGCCAACGCCAACTCCACCGCGCGCACGGCGGGCGGCGACCCCTATCGCCGTCAGGTGCCGGTGTTCAAGCCGACCACGGTCCAGGGCGGCGAGGGCGTGCAGATGCTGCGCGTCGATCCCGACCAGAGCGACTTCAAGACCGAGTACGATCCCGGCAACCCGGCCGCCGACGCCAAGGGCTACGTCAAGCTGCCCAACGTCAACACCATGGTCGAGGCGCTGGACATGAAGGAGGCGCAGCGCGCCTACGAAGCCAACCTCAATGTCATCGAGACCGCGCGCTCCATGCAGTCGCGCACGCTCGACATCCTCAAGAAGTAG
- the fliE gene encoding flagellar hook-basal body complex protein FliE has protein sequence MITALAAAKAYANSGAMSVGSIGSIGGSQDKGVDFGDLLKSAMDGATKASKVAEHKIAAQVAGKAELVDVVTAISSAEASLETVMSIRDQVISAYQEIMRMPI, from the coding sequence ATGATCACCGCGCTCGCCGCCGCCAAGGCCTATGCCAATTCCGGCGCCATGTCGGTCGGCTCCATCGGGTCCATCGGTGGCTCCCAGGACAAGGGCGTCGACTTCGGCGACCTGTTGAAGTCGGCCATGGACGGGGCGACCAAGGCCTCCAAGGTCGCCGAGCACAAGATCGCCGCCCAGGTGGCCGGCAAGGCTGAACTGGTCGACGTGGTCACCGCTATCAGCTCGGCCGAAGCCAGCCTGGAGACGGTGATGTCGATCCGCGACCAGGTCATCTCGGCCTATCAGGAAATCATGCGGATGCCGATCTGA
- the hutU gene encoding urocanate hydratase: protein MTRRDTTRVIRPATGPERTAKSWLTEAALRMLMNNLHPDVAERPEELVVYGGIGRAARDWESYDKIVETLRRLEDDETLLVQSGKPVGVFRTHADAPRVLIANSNLVPRWASWEHFNELDRKGLAMYGQMTAGSWIYIGAQGIVQGTYETFVEMGRQHYGGNLSGKWLLTAGLGGMGGAQPLAAVMAGASCLAIECQHSSIEMRLRTGYLDRSTDSVDEALAWIEESCAAKTPISVGLLGNAAELLPELFQRGVRPDLLTDQTSAHDPVNGYLPAGWSLERWHAMRDQDPPQVAEAAKASMALHVKAMLDFQAAGVPTVDYGNNIRQMALEEGVTNAFDFPGFVPAYIRPLFCRGIGPFRWAALSGDPEDIAKTDAKVKELIPDNPHLHNWLDMAGKKIKFQGLPARICWVGLGDRHRLGLAFNEMVTKGELKAPIVIGRDHLDSGSVASPNRETEAMRDGSDAVSDWPLLNALLNTASGATWVSLHHGGGVGMGFSQHAGMVIVCDGTEAAAKRVARVLWNDPATGVMRHADAGYDIALTCAREKGLDLPGIL, encoded by the coding sequence ATGACCCGCCGCGACACCACCCGCGTCATCCGCCCCGCCACGGGCCCCGAACGCACCGCCAAGTCCTGGCTGACCGAAGCCGCCCTGCGGATGCTGATGAACAACCTGCACCCCGACGTCGCCGAGCGTCCGGAGGAGCTGGTCGTCTATGGCGGCATCGGTCGCGCCGCCCGCGACTGGGAAAGCTATGACAAGATCGTCGAGACCCTGCGCCGGCTCGAGGATGATGAGACGCTCTTGGTGCAGTCAGGCAAGCCGGTCGGCGTGTTCCGCACCCACGCCGACGCCCCGCGCGTGCTGATCGCCAACTCCAACCTGGTGCCGCGCTGGGCCAGCTGGGAGCACTTCAACGAGCTCGATCGCAAGGGCCTGGCCATGTACGGCCAGATGACCGCCGGCTCGTGGATCTATATCGGCGCCCAGGGCATCGTGCAGGGCACCTATGAGACCTTTGTCGAGATGGGCCGCCAGCACTATGGCGGCAACCTCTCGGGCAAGTGGCTGCTGACAGCGGGCCTGGGCGGCATGGGCGGCGCCCAGCCGCTGGCGGCGGTGATGGCCGGGGCCTCTTGCCTGGCCATCGAGTGCCAGCACTCGTCCATCGAGATGCGCCTGCGCACCGGCTATCTGGACCGCTCGACAGACAGCGTCGACGAGGCCCTGGCCTGGATCGAAGAGTCCTGCGCGGCCAAGACGCCGATCTCGGTGGGCCTGCTGGGCAACGCCGCCGAGCTGTTGCCGGAGCTGTTCCAGCGCGGCGTGCGGCCCGACCTGCTGACCGACCAGACCAGCGCCCACGACCCGGTCAACGGCTACCTGCCTGCCGGCTGGAGCCTGGAGCGCTGGCATGCGATGCGCGACCAGGACCCGCCGCAGGTGGCCGAGGCGGCCAAGGCCTCGATGGCCTTGCACGTCAAAGCCATGCTCGATTTCCAGGCCGCCGGTGTTCCCACCGTCGACTACGGCAACAACATCCGCCAGATGGCGCTGGAGGAAGGCGTGACCAACGCCTTCGATTTCCCCGGTTTTGTGCCCGCCTATATCCGCCCTCTGTTCTGCCGTGGGATCGGGCCGTTCCGCTGGGCGGCGCTGTCGGGTGATCCCGAAGACATCGCCAAGACCGACGCCAAGGTCAAAGAGCTGATCCCGGACAACCCGCACCTGCACAACTGGCTCGACATGGCCGGTAAGAAGATCAAGTTCCAGGGCCTGCCGGCGCGCATCTGCTGGGTGGGTCTGGGTGACCGCCACCGCCTCGGCCTGGCCTTCAATGAGATGGTCACCAAGGGGGAGCTGAAGGCCCCGATCGTGATCGGCCGCGATCACCTCGACTCCGGCTCGGTCGCCTCGCCCAACCGCGAAACCGAGGCCATGCGCGACGGGTCGGACGCGGTGTCGGACTGGCCGCTCCTGAACGCCCTGCTCAACACCGCCTCGGGCGCCACCTGGGTGTCGCTGCATCACGGCGGCGGGGTCGGCATGGGCTTCTCGCAGCACGCGGGCATGGTCATCGTCTGCGACGGCACCGAGGCGGCCGCCAAGCGCGTGGCGCGCGTGTTGTGGAACGATCCAGCGACCGGCGTCATGCGCCACGCCGACGCGGGCTACGACATCGCGCTGACATGCGCGCGGGAGAAGGGTCTGGACCTGCCGGGCATTCTCTAA
- the hutG gene encoding N-formylglutamate deformylase, protein MSWLQVTQGQAPLIISLPHTGTDIPPDIEAQLVSPWLARKDADWWVEQLYAFAEGMGATLVRTAISRTVIDVNRDPSGASLYPGQATTELCPTTTFDGEPLYRDGPPDTAEIAHRRKTWFEPYHAALRAEIQRLRTVHPTVVLYEAHSIRSRVPRLFDGELPQFNLGTNSGQSCADALTVAVEAACDASGLSRVTNGRFKGGWTTRHYGQPATGVHAIQMELACRGYMDDPAEPPTPDTWPTPFDAARAEPLRAVLEAVLRACVDFASSSPPS, encoded by the coding sequence ATGAGCTGGCTCCAAGTCACCCAGGGCCAAGCCCCCCTCATCATCTCCCTCCCCCACACCGGCACGGACATCCCGCCGGACATCGAGGCCCAACTCGTCTCACCCTGGCTGGCCCGCAAGGACGCCGACTGGTGGGTCGAGCAGCTGTACGCCTTCGCCGAGGGGATGGGCGCGACGCTCGTCCGCACAGCGATCTCGCGCACGGTCATCGACGTCAATCGCGACCCGTCCGGCGCCTCGCTCTATCCCGGCCAGGCAACGACGGAGCTTTGCCCCACCACCACCTTCGACGGCGAGCCGCTCTATCGCGACGGCCCGCCGGACACGGCCGAGATCGCCCACCGCCGCAAGACCTGGTTCGAGCCCTATCACGCCGCCCTGCGCGCCGAGATCCAGCGCCTTCGCACGGTGCATCCCACCGTGGTGCTGTACGAGGCTCACTCGATCCGCTCGCGGGTTCCGCGCCTGTTTGACGGCGAGCTCCCGCAGTTCAACCTCGGCACCAACAGCGGCCAAAGCTGCGCCGACGCCCTGACCGTCGCCGTCGAGGCCGCGTGTGACGCCTCGGGTCTGAGCCGCGTCACCAACGGCCGCTTCAAGGGCGGCTGGACCACGCGTCACTACGGCCAACCCGCGACCGGCGTCCATGCGATCCAGATGGAGCTGGCCTGCCGGGGTTACATGGACGACCCCGCCGAACCGCCCACGCCCGACACCTGGCCCACGCCCTTCGACGCCGCCCGCGCCGAGCCGCTGCGCGCGGTGCTGGAGGCGGTGCTGCGGGCGTGTGTCGACTTCGCCAGTTCCTCTCCTCCCTCGTGA
- the hutH gene encoding histidine ammonia-lyase gives MERPVTLLVLNPGAVSLAAWKAIYRGASARLAESAWPVISESAAAVQRILAKGEPVYGINTGFGKLASVRIGDADLETLQRNIVLSHAAGVGEPSPVPVIRLMMALKLASLAQGASGVRVETVRMLEEMLVEGLTPVVPCQGSVGASGDLAPLSHMAATMIGVGEIFVGGQRLPAAEALAQAGLAPLTLGPKEGLALLNGTQFSTANALAGLFEAERLFQSALVTGALSTEAAKGSDTPFDPRIHALRRHAGQIETAAALRALMSASEIRASHLKEDERVQDPYCLRCQPQVMGAALDVLRQAATTLETEANGVSDNPLIFPEADEALSGGNFHAEPVAFAADMIALAVCEIGSIAERRIAMLVDPALSGLPAFLTPKPGLNSGFMIPQVTAAALVSENKQRAYPASVDSIPTSANQEDHVSMAAHGARRLLAMVENADAVLGIELLAAAQGCDFHAPLRSSAALEAVRALTRSKVPHLSDDRHFHPDMEAANALVRSGAVIAAVGDLPGVTA, from the coding sequence GTGGAGAGGCCTGTGACCCTGCTTGTTCTGAACCCCGGCGCGGTGTCGCTGGCCGCGTGGAAGGCGATCTATCGCGGCGCGTCGGCGCGTCTTGCAGAGAGCGCCTGGCCGGTGATCTCCGAGAGCGCCGCGGCCGTGCAGCGCATCCTGGCCAAGGGCGAGCCGGTCTACGGCATCAACACCGGCTTTGGGAAACTGGCCAGCGTTCGCATCGGCGACGCCGACCTTGAGACCCTGCAGCGCAACATCGTGCTGTCGCACGCGGCGGGCGTCGGCGAGCCCTCGCCGGTCCCGGTGATCCGCCTGATGATGGCCCTGAAGCTGGCGAGCCTGGCGCAGGGCGCCTCGGGCGTGCGCGTCGAGACGGTGCGGATGCTGGAGGAAATGCTGGTCGAGGGCCTGACGCCGGTGGTGCCCTGCCAAGGCTCGGTCGGCGCCTCGGGCGATCTGGCGCCGCTGTCGCACATGGCCGCGACCATGATCGGGGTCGGCGAGATCTTCGTCGGTGGTCAGCGCCTGCCGGCGGCGGAGGCCCTGGCGCAAGCGGGTCTCGCGCCCCTAACGCTGGGCCCCAAAGAGGGCCTGGCCCTGCTGAACGGCACCCAGTTCTCGACCGCCAACGCCCTGGCGGGCCTGTTCGAGGCCGAGCGCCTGTTCCAGTCGGCCCTGGTCACCGGCGCCCTGTCGACCGAGGCCGCCAAGGGCTCGGACACCCCGTTCGACCCGCGCATCCACGCCCTGCGCCGCCACGCCGGCCAGATCGAGACCGCCGCCGCGCTTCGCGCGCTGATGAGCGCGTCCGAGATCCGCGCCTCGCACCTGAAGGAGGACGAGCGCGTCCAGGACCCCTACTGCCTGCGCTGCCAGCCCCAGGTGATGGGCGCGGCGCTGGACGTGCTGCGCCAGGCCGCCACGACTCTGGAGACCGAGGCCAATGGCGTCTCGGACAATCCGCTGATCTTCCCGGAGGCGGACGAGGCCCTGTCCGGCGGCAATTTCCACGCCGAGCCGGTGGCCTTCGCCGCCGACATGATCGCCCTGGCGGTCTGCGAGATCGGCTCGATCGCCGAGCGGCGGATCGCCATGCTGGTCGACCCGGCGCTGTCGGGCCTGCCGGCCTTCCTGACGCCGAAGCCTGGGCTGAACTCCGGCTTCATGATCCCGCAGGTCACGGCTGCGGCCCTGGTGTCGGAGAACAAGCAGCGCGCCTATCCGGCCAGCGTCGACTCGATCCCGACCTCGGCCAACCAGGAAGACCACGTCTCGATGGCCGCCCACGGCGCGCGCCGCCTCCTGGCCATGGTCGAGAACGCCGACGCGGTGCTGGGCATCGAGCTTCTGGCCGCCGCGCAGGGCTGCGACTTCCACGCACCGTTGCGCTCCAGCGCCGCGCTGGAGGCGGTGCGGGCGCTGACGCGGAGCAAGGTTCCGCACCTTTCGGATGACCGCCACTTCCACCCGGACATGGAGGCGGCCAACGCGCTGGTGCGCTCGGGCGCAGTGATCGCGGCGGTGGGTGATCTGCCGGGGGTGACAGCGTGA
- the hutI gene encoding imidazolonepropionase — protein MRCDRLWINARLATLAPGREGLGVVEDGVIASLDGRIAYAGPAADAPPLEAAETIDVDGRWITPGLIDPHTHLVFAGDRAHEFELRLAGASYEEIARAGGGIVSTMRATRAASESQLTQAALPRLDALLAEGVTTIEIKSGYGLSLDNELKSLRAARALADIRRVAVTTTFLGAHALPPEYRDDKDGYVDLVCQTMIPAVAARGLADAVDGFCEGIGFSPDQIRRVFDAAKAHGLPVKLHAEQLSNLSGAALAAEYNALSADHLEHLDADGVAAMAASGTVATLLPGAYYFTREHKAPPIAALRAAGVPMALATDCNPGTSPLTSPLLVMNMAATLFRMTVEECLAGVTREAARALGVLNDRGTLEAGKACDLAIWDVERPAELVYRMGFNPLHARVWRGL, from the coding sequence ATGCGCTGTGATCGGTTGTGGATCAACGCCCGTCTCGCCACCCTGGCGCCAGGCCGCGAAGGGCTGGGCGTCGTCGAGGACGGCGTCATCGCCAGCCTGGACGGCCGCATCGCCTATGCCGGCCCCGCCGCCGACGCCCCGCCCCTCGAAGCCGCCGAGACGATCGATGTCGACGGCCGCTGGATCACGCCCGGCCTCATCGATCCGCACACCCACCTCGTCTTCGCCGGCGACCGCGCCCACGAGTTCGAGCTGCGCCTGGCGGGCGCCTCGTACGAAGAGATCGCCCGCGCCGGCGGCGGCATCGTCTCGACCATGCGCGCGACCCGCGCAGCGTCTGAAAGCCAGCTGACCCAAGCCGCCCTGCCGCGCCTCGACGCCCTGCTGGCCGAGGGCGTCACCACGATCGAGATCAAGTCCGGCTACGGCCTGTCGCTGGACAACGAGCTCAAGAGCCTGCGCGCCGCCCGCGCGCTCGCCGACATCCGCCGGGTGGCCGTCACCACGACCTTTCTCGGCGCCCACGCCCTGCCGCCCGAGTATCGCGACGACAAGGACGGCTATGTCGACCTCGTCTGCCAGACCATGATCCCCGCCGTCGCCGCGCGCGGCCTAGCCGACGCGGTGGACGGGTTCTGCGAGGGCATCGGCTTCTCGCCCGACCAGATCCGCCGGGTGTTCGACGCGGCCAAGGCCCACGGCCTGCCGGTCAAGCTGCACGCCGAGCAGCTGTCGAACCTCTCGGGCGCCGCCCTGGCCGCCGAATACAACGCCCTCTCGGCCGATCATCTGGAACACCTGGACGCGGACGGCGTCGCCGCCATGGCCGCCTCAGGCACGGTCGCGACCCTGCTGCCGGGCGCCTACTACTTCACCCGCGAGCACAAGGCGCCGCCGATCGCGGCCTTGCGCGCGGCGGGCGTGCCGATGGCCCTGGCCACCGACTGCAATCCCGGCACCTCGCCGCTGACCTCGCCGCTCTTGGTCATGAACATGGCCGCGACCCTGTTCCGCATGACCGTGGAAGAGTGCCTGGCCGGCGTCACGCGCGAGGCGGCGCGGGCGCTGGGCGTCTTGAACGATCGCGGCACGCTGGAGGCCGGCAAGGCCTGCGACCTCGCCATCTGGGACGTCGAGCGTCCCGCCGAACTTGTCTATCGCATGGGCTTCAATCCGCTCCATGCGCGCGTGTGGAGAGGCCTGTGA